The Tigriopus californicus strain San Diego chromosome 5, Tcal_SD_v2.1, whole genome shotgun sequence genome includes a region encoding these proteins:
- the LOC131880970 gene encoding mitogen-activated protein kinase kinase kinase 15-like isoform X2: MNASASSASMHEPEGVVLSSGVAVMAALAPTEGLPGAPGPPGPPGPQTDSLGSRSDHSGKTTLSAPTAAGSSAGYPPGSSAASAVAASQLKPKMEVVCVIDTHSTRFLSERKLAWEEVKFACGLMTSPLHEVVQLQFEKLDFGEANVLDLFYNADVAIIDLSVVVQQSSLFYHLGVRESFGMRQNILLYLDSNGEETLALKHSCVNYAFVSYHVPSDHGTPMVTDATGVYETGQRLSLATKLKNLFQEMEIQSKVHMKEKFLSDLRKCRETLTGESLKKGLHNMRRRLDDPNVISGEVVHNMLISFREIQDYDAMVQLVQDLKTLPNRKNYTHNPAIIFLFAFALNRRHKDGDREKAYQVITKALERKENEVPDIICLCGRICKDKFVESEYTDTIMLNQAIHWYRRGFEVQPNEYAGINLATLLVVQGNEFATSPELQRIGMKLNNLIGKKGSLHSLEDYWDVATFFEISVLAEDYGKAIQASECMFKLKPPNWYLKSTIGNIKLISRFRKNHNESEAMLPERQIFNFWVDYFVDACADDPGDMIRFPILIWEPSKVYMPSYVTVNIDSEEQSLQISNLCQKCLVSQLQGSAQSSSNKCNKLHTWLLTAPMIKSVTAYRRDDRCLFLYVHSDDFQMYFPSESWRQKFFDLVLNVTANEEGMIADLDQALNSETLSFEYDVDDQGRKVLLGRGTYGVVYAARDLNTQIRVAVKEVPEKNLGDVQPLHEEIKLHSQLRHKNIVQYHGSLSEDGFFKIIMEQVPGGSLSALLRSKWGPLKGNESTIAYYSKQILEGLKYLHDQKIVHRDIKGDNVLVNTYSGVVKISDFGTSKRLAGLCPDTATFTGTLQYMAPEVIDRGQRGYGPPADIWSLGCTVVEMATGQPPFIELGSPEAAMFKVGYYKMHPEVPKELSERAQQFILRCFEPDPDKRANASELLDDQFITDMGKKKKTSTRLNVHAQPLVAQQPEFSRSTSMPVDKFSRTLSRMVNSPEDIAENRVFAKSRSALAITTSSVPSTRNTMNNFNNSNNINNDKNSRNDDDDNNNNNNNPLKHSGPNSAPLEHGLSHVTFIPSSILPKVLTAHPMLSTNPVPIPRSSHGNTNGIITNALHGNVVDPKRRTNLQHPHRPPHLLIPNNNHNPPKGDALSSFSGFESDLTTHDTFDSGSGIGNNSPCLEGSISSSHVLTPTDQLDGDPLLNLEARRSSSGGLLSPDVILEQIKSADGFEGGNDGDNFYLLKKDSQRRLTLVKVLQIDRSAICRQWLQLTAKDIPDLCLNQGHFQLLLDGIRSFIPEQNRLALEAALSKLKEELDFDGAKINQISIALYAFQEAVNSSLRSHSIKPHWMFALDNLVRSAVQAAVTILTPELGAHLADPDMVLDDLKAGAMLANSDAHADLMGDLAEAHNEPDGASTSGVSTVNSNPGGINSIAQPHPLHHLQQFQFSHNQVTHMREENARLLGQLLDLQHKYQELLRQNLSEQRQQLVNLSAQSAPNTPNTPSLSVGADASSESGGTSWTQPGADEELVRWLRELNLHEGSIQKFVQEELTYSDVIGLMSRDDLRRLGLKAGPELRIWQAIQCQRDDRSKISRQIPMPSSASSASTASTS; the protein is encoded by the exons ATGAACGCCTCGGCCAGTAGTGCGTCCATGCACGAGCCCGAGGGGGTGGTCTTGTCCTCGGGCGTGGCCGTCATGGCCGCCCTGGCTCCGACTGAGGGCCTGCCGGGTGCCCCGGGTCCCCCGGGTCCCCCGGGTCCCCAGACCGACTCTTTAGGCTCGCGCTCCGACCACTCTGGCAAGACTACGCTCTCGGCGCCCACGGCCGCCGGCTCGAGCGCTGGCTACCCGCCGGGTTCGTCGGCCGCCTCGGCCGTGGCCGCCAGTCAGCTCAAGCCCAAGATGGAAGTGGTGTGCGTGATCGACACGCACAGCACGCGCTTCCTGTCCGAGCGGAAATTGGCCTGGGAGGAGGTCAAGTTCGCCTGCGGGCTGATGACCTCACCCTTACACGAGGTGGTCCAGCTCCAGTTCGAGAAGCTGGACTTTGGTGAGGCCAATGTATTGGACTTGTTCTACAACGCAGACGTGGCCATCATCGACTTGTCGGTGGTGGTGCAGCAAAGCTCGCTCTTCTACCATTTGGGCGTGCGCGAAAGTTTCGGCATGCGTCAGAACATCCTGCTCTACTTGGACTCGAACGGCGAGGAGACCTTGGCCTTGAAGCACTCCTGCGTCAACTACGCCTTTGTCAGCTACCACGTGCCCTCGGATCACGGCACGCCCATGGTCACGGACGCCACAGGCGTCTATGAGACGGGTCAACGGCTCTCTTTGGCCACCAAgctcaaaaacttgttccagGAGATGGAGATTCAATCCAA AGTGCACATGAAGGAAAAGTTCCTGTCGGACCTTCGGAAATGCCGAGAAACGCTCACCGGCGAGAGCCTCAAGAAAGGCCTGCATAATATGCGTCGCCGTTTGGACGACCCGAATGTGATCTCCGGAGAAGTGGTTCATAACATGCTGATCAGCTTCCGCGAGATCCAGGACTACGATGCCATGGTCCAGTTGGTTCAAGATCTCAAGACGTTGCCCAATCGGAAGAACTATACCCACAATCCGGCCATCATTTTTCTGTTTGCTTTCGCCCTCAATCG TCGTCACAAGGACGGGGATCGGGAAAAAGCCTATCAGGTGATTACGAAGGCCTTGGAGAGGAAAGAGAACGAGGTGCCGGACATCATTTGCTTGTGTGGGCGGATCTGCAAGGACAAGTTCGTGGAGTCTGAATACACGGACACGATCATGCTGAATCAAGCCATCCATTGGTATCGGCGCGGTTTTGAGGTCCAGCCCAACGAGTACGCGGGCATCAATCTGGCCACACTCCTCGTGGTCCAAGGCAACGAGTTCGCCACCTCGCCCGAGCTCCAACGCATCGgcatgaaattgaacaatctCATCGGGAAGAAGGGCAGCTTGCACTCGCTGGAGGACTACTGGGACGTGGCCACGTTCTTTGAGATCTCGGTGCTGGCCGAGGATTACGGCAAGGCTATTCAGGCCTCGGAATGCATGTTCAAATTGAAGCCGCCCAATTGGTACCTCAAGTCTACCATTGGCAACATCAAGCTGATTTCCCGCTTCCGGAAGAACCACAACGAGAGCGAGGCCATGTTGCCTGAGCGGCAGATCTTCAACTTTTGGGTCGATTATTTCGTGGACGCGTGTGCCGATGATCCTGGCGACATGATCCGATTCCCG ATTCTGATTTGGGAGCCTTCCAAAGTGTACATGCCCAGTTATGTGACGGTGAATATCGATAGCGAGGAGCAATCCTTACAGATCTCCAATCTGTGCCAAAAGTGTTTGGTCAGTCAGTTGCAGGGCTCGGCCCAGTCGTCGAGTAATAAGTGCAACAAACTCCACACATGGCTCCTCACTGCACCCATGATTAAATCCGTCAC GGCTTATCGCCGAGATGATCGCTGTCTTTTCCTCTACGTGCACTCGGACGACTTTCAAATGTATTTCCCGTCTGAATCTTGGCGCCAAAAGTTCTTCGACCTCGTGCTCAACGTGACCGCCAATGAGGAGGGAATGATTGCGGATCTGGACCAAGCCCTCAATTCGGAAACGCTCTCG TTTGAATACGACGTGGATGACCAGGGTCGAAAAGTGCTCTTGGGTCGAGGCACATACGGCGTAGTGTATGCCGCTCGAGACCTGAACACGCAAATCCGTGTGGCCGTTAAGGAGGTGCCGGAGAAGAACCTGGGTGATGTCCAGCCTTTGCACGAGGAAATCAAGCTCCACTCGCAGTTGCGTCACAAGAACATTGTCCAATACCACGGATCCCTGTCCGAGGACGGCTTCTTCAAGATCATCATGGAACAGGTGCCGGGGGGATCCCTCTCGGCTCTGCTCCGCTCCAAATGGGGCCCGCTCAAGGGCAACGAGAGCACCATTGCTTACTACTCCAAGCAGATCCTCGAGGGGCTCAAGTATCTTCATGACCAGAAGATCGTACATCGAGACATCAAGGGCGACAACGTCCTGGTGAACACCTACAGTGGCGTGGTCAAGATCTCGGACTTCGGCACGTCCAAACGGCTGGCCGGACTCTGTCCCGACACGGCCACATTCACGGGCACCCTCCAATACATGGCCCCGGAGGTGATTGATCGCGGCCAGCGAGGCTATGGACCTCCGGCCGACATCTGGTCGTTGGGCTGCACGGTGGTGGAGATGGCCACCGGCCAACCCCCATTCATTGAATTGGGCTCTCCGGAAGCGGCCATGTTCAAGGTGGGCTACTACAAAATGCATCCCGAGGTCCCCAAAGAGCTCTCCGAGCGGGCTCAGCAGTTCATATTGCGCTGCTTTGAGCCGGATCCTGACAAGCGCGCCAACGCGTCCGAACTGTTGGACGACCAGTTTATCACAGA TATGggtaagaagaagaagacgagcaCCCGCCTGAATGTTCACGCCCAGCCGTTGGTGGCTCAACAGCCAGAATTTAGCCGGAGCACTTCCATGCCCGTGGACAAATTCAGTCGGACTCTCTCCAGAATGGTGAACTCGCCTGAAGACATTGCAGAGAACAG AGTGTTTGCGAAATCGAGATCGGCCTTGGCCATAACCACCTCCTCCGTGCCCTCCACCCGTAACACTATGAACAACTttaacaacagcaacaatatTAATAATGATAAGAACAGCCgaaacgacgacgacgacaacaacaacaacaacaacaacccccTCAAGCACTCTGGTCCTAATTCGGCACCTCTTGAGCATGGCCTGTCACACGTGACCTTCATCCCGAGCAGCATCCTACCAAAAGTACTAACCGCCCATCCCATGTTGAGCACCAATCCTGTTCCCATCCCTCGCTCATCCCATGGTAACACCAACGGCATCATCACTAATGCCCTTCATGGGAATGTGGTTGACCCTAAACGCAGGACTAATCTCCAACATCCTCACCGCCCGCCCCATTTACTGATCCCCAACAACAATCATAACCCTCCCAAAGGTGACGCCCTGTCCTCGTTCTCGGGCTTCGAGTCCGACTTGACCACCCACGACACGTTCGACAG CGGCTCCGGGATTGGGAACAACAGTCCTTGTTTGGAAGGCAGTATCTCCTCGTCCCACGTGCTGACGCCCACGGATCAGTTGGATGGCGATCCCCTGCTCAATTTGGAGGCTCGTCGCTCATCCTCGGGTGGATTACTCTCGCCAGATGTAATCCTGGAGCAGATCAAGAGTGCCGACGGATTCGAGGGTGGCAACGATGGAGACAACTTCTACTTGTTAAAGAAGGACTCGCAAAGGCGGTTGACGTTAGTCAAGGTGCTTCAGATCGATCGATCGGCCATTTGTCGACAGTGGCTTCAACTCACCGCCAAAGACATCCCGGATTTGTGCTTGAACCAG GGCCACTTTCAATTGCTCTTGGATGGGATTCGGAGTTTCATCCCGGAACAAAACCGTCTGGCTTTAGAAGCGGCGCTCTCCAAACTTAAAGAGGAGCTGGATTTCGACGGAGCCAAGATCAATCAGATCTCGATCGCGCTCTATGCCTTCCAAGAGGCGGTGAATTCGTCGCTACGATCGCACAGTATCAAACCGCATTGGATGTTTGCTCTGGACAATCTCGTGCGGAGTGCAGTCCAAGCGGCGGTCACAATTCTGACGCCGGAATTAGGGGCCCATCTAGCCGACCCCGATATGGTTCTCGACGACCTCAAAGCCGGGGCCATGCTGGCCAATTCGGATGCCCATGCGGATCTAATGGGTGACCTGGCCGAAGCCCACAATGAGCCCGATG GTGCGTCGACTTCGGGTGTGTCCACGGTGAATTCTAACCCTGGGGGCATTAATTCCATTGCGCAGCCCCATCCCCTTCATCACTTGCAGCAATTTCAGTTCTCCCACAATCAGGTGACGCACATGCGCGAGGAGAATGCCCGATTGCTGGGCCAACTTCTGGACCTGCAGCACAAGTACCAAGAGCTTTTGCGACAGAATCTGTCCGAGCAACGCCAACAACTGGTCAACCTCTCGGCTCAGAGCGCACCCAACACGCCCAACACGCCCTCCTTGTCCGTGGGAGCGGATGCTTCGTCCGAAAGCGGTGGAACATCGTGGACCCAGCCAGGGGCGGATGAGGAGCTGGTACGGTGGCTCAGAGAGCTCAACCTCCATGAGGGCTCCATTCAGAAG TTTGTTCAAGAAGAGCTCACCTATTCGGACGTGATAGGCCTCATGAGCCGAGACGATTTACGCCGACTGGGCTTGAAAGCCGGCCCGGAATTGCGCATATGGCAAGCTATTCAATGTCAGAGAGACGACAGATCCAAGATTTCTCGTCAAATCCCCATGCCATCATctgcatcatcagcatcaacaGCATCAACGTCCTAG
- the LOC131880970 gene encoding mitogen-activated protein kinase kinase kinase 15-like isoform X1 — translation MNASASSASMHEPEGVVLSSGVAVMAALAPTEGLPGAPGPPGPPGPQTDSLGSRSDHSGKTTLSAPTAAGSSAGYPPGSSAASAVAASQLKPKMEVVCVIDTHSTRFLSERKLAWEEVKFACGLMTSPLHEVVQLQFEKLDFGEANVLDLFYNADVAIIDLSVVVQQSSLFYHLGVRESFGMRQNILLYLDSNGEETLALKHSCVNYAFVSYHVPSDHGTPMVTDATGVYETGQRLSLATKLKNLFQEMEIQSKVHMKEKFLSDLRKCRETLTGESLKKGLHNMRRRLDDPNVISGEVVHNMLISFREIQDYDAMVQLVQDLKTLPNRKNYTHNPAIIFLFAFALNRRHKDGDREKAYQVITKALERKENEVPDIICLCGRICKDKFVESEYTDTIMLNQAIHWYRRGFEVQPNEYAGINLATLLVVQGNEFATSPELQRIGMKLNNLIGKKGSLHSLEDYWDVATFFEISVLAEDYGKAIQASECMFKLKPPNWYLKSTIGNIKLISRFRKNHNESEAMLPERQIFNFWVDYFVDACADDPGDMIRFPILIWEPSKVYMPSYVTVNIDSEEQSLQISNLCQKCLVSQLQGSAQSSSNKCNKLHTWLLTAPMIKSVTAYRRDDRCLFLYVHSDDFQMYFPSESWRQKFFDLVLNVTANEEGMIADLDQALNSETLSFEYDVDDQGRKVLLGRGTYGVVYAARDLNTQIRVAVKEVPEKNLGDVQPLHEEIKLHSQLRHKNIVQYHGSLSEDGFFKIIMEQVPGGSLSALLRSKWGPLKGNESTIAYYSKQILEGLKYLHDQKIVHRDIKGDNVLVNTYSGVVKISDFGTSKRLAGLCPDTATFTGTLQYMAPEVIDRGQRGYGPPADIWSLGCTVVEMATGQPPFIELGSPEAAMFKVGYYKMHPEVPKELSERAQQFILRCFEPDPDKRANASELLDDQFITDMGKKKKTSTRLNVHAQPLVAQQPEFSRSTSMPVDKFSRTLSRMVNSPEDIAENRVFAKSRSALAITTSSVPSTRNTMNNFNNSNNINNDKNSRNDDDDNNNNNNNPLKHSGPNSAPLEHGLSHVTFIPSSILPKVLTAHPMLSTNPVPIPRSSHGNTNGIITNALHGNVVDPKRRTNLQHPHRPPHLLIPNNNHNPPKGDALSSFSGFESDLTTHDTFDSESTSSSLINRKISLDSGWHSAHDSTGMALTPSGSGIGNNSPCLEGSISSSHVLTPTDQLDGDPLLNLEARRSSSGGLLSPDVILEQIKSADGFEGGNDGDNFYLLKKDSQRRLTLVKVLQIDRSAICRQWLQLTAKDIPDLCLNQGHFQLLLDGIRSFIPEQNRLALEAALSKLKEELDFDGAKINQISIALYAFQEAVNSSLRSHSIKPHWMFALDNLVRSAVQAAVTILTPELGAHLADPDMVLDDLKAGAMLANSDAHADLMGDLAEAHNEPDGASTSGVSTVNSNPGGINSIAQPHPLHHLQQFQFSHNQVTHMREENARLLGQLLDLQHKYQELLRQNLSEQRQQLVNLSAQSAPNTPNTPSLSVGADASSESGGTSWTQPGADEELVRWLRELNLHEGSIQKFVQEELTYSDVIGLMSRDDLRRLGLKAGPELRIWQAIQCQRDDRSKISRQIPMPSSASSASTASTS, via the exons ATGAACGCCTCGGCCAGTAGTGCGTCCATGCACGAGCCCGAGGGGGTGGTCTTGTCCTCGGGCGTGGCCGTCATGGCCGCCCTGGCTCCGACTGAGGGCCTGCCGGGTGCCCCGGGTCCCCCGGGTCCCCCGGGTCCCCAGACCGACTCTTTAGGCTCGCGCTCCGACCACTCTGGCAAGACTACGCTCTCGGCGCCCACGGCCGCCGGCTCGAGCGCTGGCTACCCGCCGGGTTCGTCGGCCGCCTCGGCCGTGGCCGCCAGTCAGCTCAAGCCCAAGATGGAAGTGGTGTGCGTGATCGACACGCACAGCACGCGCTTCCTGTCCGAGCGGAAATTGGCCTGGGAGGAGGTCAAGTTCGCCTGCGGGCTGATGACCTCACCCTTACACGAGGTGGTCCAGCTCCAGTTCGAGAAGCTGGACTTTGGTGAGGCCAATGTATTGGACTTGTTCTACAACGCAGACGTGGCCATCATCGACTTGTCGGTGGTGGTGCAGCAAAGCTCGCTCTTCTACCATTTGGGCGTGCGCGAAAGTTTCGGCATGCGTCAGAACATCCTGCTCTACTTGGACTCGAACGGCGAGGAGACCTTGGCCTTGAAGCACTCCTGCGTCAACTACGCCTTTGTCAGCTACCACGTGCCCTCGGATCACGGCACGCCCATGGTCACGGACGCCACAGGCGTCTATGAGACGGGTCAACGGCTCTCTTTGGCCACCAAgctcaaaaacttgttccagGAGATGGAGATTCAATCCAA AGTGCACATGAAGGAAAAGTTCCTGTCGGACCTTCGGAAATGCCGAGAAACGCTCACCGGCGAGAGCCTCAAGAAAGGCCTGCATAATATGCGTCGCCGTTTGGACGACCCGAATGTGATCTCCGGAGAAGTGGTTCATAACATGCTGATCAGCTTCCGCGAGATCCAGGACTACGATGCCATGGTCCAGTTGGTTCAAGATCTCAAGACGTTGCCCAATCGGAAGAACTATACCCACAATCCGGCCATCATTTTTCTGTTTGCTTTCGCCCTCAATCG TCGTCACAAGGACGGGGATCGGGAAAAAGCCTATCAGGTGATTACGAAGGCCTTGGAGAGGAAAGAGAACGAGGTGCCGGACATCATTTGCTTGTGTGGGCGGATCTGCAAGGACAAGTTCGTGGAGTCTGAATACACGGACACGATCATGCTGAATCAAGCCATCCATTGGTATCGGCGCGGTTTTGAGGTCCAGCCCAACGAGTACGCGGGCATCAATCTGGCCACACTCCTCGTGGTCCAAGGCAACGAGTTCGCCACCTCGCCCGAGCTCCAACGCATCGgcatgaaattgaacaatctCATCGGGAAGAAGGGCAGCTTGCACTCGCTGGAGGACTACTGGGACGTGGCCACGTTCTTTGAGATCTCGGTGCTGGCCGAGGATTACGGCAAGGCTATTCAGGCCTCGGAATGCATGTTCAAATTGAAGCCGCCCAATTGGTACCTCAAGTCTACCATTGGCAACATCAAGCTGATTTCCCGCTTCCGGAAGAACCACAACGAGAGCGAGGCCATGTTGCCTGAGCGGCAGATCTTCAACTTTTGGGTCGATTATTTCGTGGACGCGTGTGCCGATGATCCTGGCGACATGATCCGATTCCCG ATTCTGATTTGGGAGCCTTCCAAAGTGTACATGCCCAGTTATGTGACGGTGAATATCGATAGCGAGGAGCAATCCTTACAGATCTCCAATCTGTGCCAAAAGTGTTTGGTCAGTCAGTTGCAGGGCTCGGCCCAGTCGTCGAGTAATAAGTGCAACAAACTCCACACATGGCTCCTCACTGCACCCATGATTAAATCCGTCAC GGCTTATCGCCGAGATGATCGCTGTCTTTTCCTCTACGTGCACTCGGACGACTTTCAAATGTATTTCCCGTCTGAATCTTGGCGCCAAAAGTTCTTCGACCTCGTGCTCAACGTGACCGCCAATGAGGAGGGAATGATTGCGGATCTGGACCAAGCCCTCAATTCGGAAACGCTCTCG TTTGAATACGACGTGGATGACCAGGGTCGAAAAGTGCTCTTGGGTCGAGGCACATACGGCGTAGTGTATGCCGCTCGAGACCTGAACACGCAAATCCGTGTGGCCGTTAAGGAGGTGCCGGAGAAGAACCTGGGTGATGTCCAGCCTTTGCACGAGGAAATCAAGCTCCACTCGCAGTTGCGTCACAAGAACATTGTCCAATACCACGGATCCCTGTCCGAGGACGGCTTCTTCAAGATCATCATGGAACAGGTGCCGGGGGGATCCCTCTCGGCTCTGCTCCGCTCCAAATGGGGCCCGCTCAAGGGCAACGAGAGCACCATTGCTTACTACTCCAAGCAGATCCTCGAGGGGCTCAAGTATCTTCATGACCAGAAGATCGTACATCGAGACATCAAGGGCGACAACGTCCTGGTGAACACCTACAGTGGCGTGGTCAAGATCTCGGACTTCGGCACGTCCAAACGGCTGGCCGGACTCTGTCCCGACACGGCCACATTCACGGGCACCCTCCAATACATGGCCCCGGAGGTGATTGATCGCGGCCAGCGAGGCTATGGACCTCCGGCCGACATCTGGTCGTTGGGCTGCACGGTGGTGGAGATGGCCACCGGCCAACCCCCATTCATTGAATTGGGCTCTCCGGAAGCGGCCATGTTCAAGGTGGGCTACTACAAAATGCATCCCGAGGTCCCCAAAGAGCTCTCCGAGCGGGCTCAGCAGTTCATATTGCGCTGCTTTGAGCCGGATCCTGACAAGCGCGCCAACGCGTCCGAACTGTTGGACGACCAGTTTATCACAGA TATGggtaagaagaagaagacgagcaCCCGCCTGAATGTTCACGCCCAGCCGTTGGTGGCTCAACAGCCAGAATTTAGCCGGAGCACTTCCATGCCCGTGGACAAATTCAGTCGGACTCTCTCCAGAATGGTGAACTCGCCTGAAGACATTGCAGAGAACAG AGTGTTTGCGAAATCGAGATCGGCCTTGGCCATAACCACCTCCTCCGTGCCCTCCACCCGTAACACTATGAACAACTttaacaacagcaacaatatTAATAATGATAAGAACAGCCgaaacgacgacgacgacaacaacaacaacaacaacaacccccTCAAGCACTCTGGTCCTAATTCGGCACCTCTTGAGCATGGCCTGTCACACGTGACCTTCATCCCGAGCAGCATCCTACCAAAAGTACTAACCGCCCATCCCATGTTGAGCACCAATCCTGTTCCCATCCCTCGCTCATCCCATGGTAACACCAACGGCATCATCACTAATGCCCTTCATGGGAATGTGGTTGACCCTAAACGCAGGACTAATCTCCAACATCCTCACCGCCCGCCCCATTTACTGATCCCCAACAACAATCATAACCCTCCCAAAGGTGACGCCCTGTCCTCGTTCTCGGGCTTCGAGTCCGACTTGACCACCCACGACACGTTCGACAG CGAGAGCACCTCCTCATCCTTGATCAACCGCAAGATCAGCTTGGACTCGGGATGGCATTCCGCCCACGACTCCACGGGCATGGCCCTCACACCCAG CGGCTCCGGGATTGGGAACAACAGTCCTTGTTTGGAAGGCAGTATCTCCTCGTCCCACGTGCTGACGCCCACGGATCAGTTGGATGGCGATCCCCTGCTCAATTTGGAGGCTCGTCGCTCATCCTCGGGTGGATTACTCTCGCCAGATGTAATCCTGGAGCAGATCAAGAGTGCCGACGGATTCGAGGGTGGCAACGATGGAGACAACTTCTACTTGTTAAAGAAGGACTCGCAAAGGCGGTTGACGTTAGTCAAGGTGCTTCAGATCGATCGATCGGCCATTTGTCGACAGTGGCTTCAACTCACCGCCAAAGACATCCCGGATTTGTGCTTGAACCAG GGCCACTTTCAATTGCTCTTGGATGGGATTCGGAGTTTCATCCCGGAACAAAACCGTCTGGCTTTAGAAGCGGCGCTCTCCAAACTTAAAGAGGAGCTGGATTTCGACGGAGCCAAGATCAATCAGATCTCGATCGCGCTCTATGCCTTCCAAGAGGCGGTGAATTCGTCGCTACGATCGCACAGTATCAAACCGCATTGGATGTTTGCTCTGGACAATCTCGTGCGGAGTGCAGTCCAAGCGGCGGTCACAATTCTGACGCCGGAATTAGGGGCCCATCTAGCCGACCCCGATATGGTTCTCGACGACCTCAAAGCCGGGGCCATGCTGGCCAATTCGGATGCCCATGCGGATCTAATGGGTGACCTGGCCGAAGCCCACAATGAGCCCGATG GTGCGTCGACTTCGGGTGTGTCCACGGTGAATTCTAACCCTGGGGGCATTAATTCCATTGCGCAGCCCCATCCCCTTCATCACTTGCAGCAATTTCAGTTCTCCCACAATCAGGTGACGCACATGCGCGAGGAGAATGCCCGATTGCTGGGCCAACTTCTGGACCTGCAGCACAAGTACCAAGAGCTTTTGCGACAGAATCTGTCCGAGCAACGCCAACAACTGGTCAACCTCTCGGCTCAGAGCGCACCCAACACGCCCAACACGCCCTCCTTGTCCGTGGGAGCGGATGCTTCGTCCGAAAGCGGTGGAACATCGTGGACCCAGCCAGGGGCGGATGAGGAGCTGGTACGGTGGCTCAGAGAGCTCAACCTCCATGAGGGCTCCATTCAGAAG TTTGTTCAAGAAGAGCTCACCTATTCGGACGTGATAGGCCTCATGAGCCGAGACGATTTACGCCGACTGGGCTTGAAAGCCGGCCCGGAATTGCGCATATGGCAAGCTATTCAATGTCAGAGAGACGACAGATCCAAGATTTCTCGTCAAATCCCCATGCCATCATctgcatcatcagcatcaacaGCATCAACGTCCTAG